Proteins encoded by one window of Arachis hypogaea cultivar Tifrunner chromosome 1, arahy.Tifrunner.gnm2.J5K5, whole genome shotgun sequence:
- the LOC112722862 gene encoding F-box/kelch-repeat protein At3g06240-like, with amino-acid sequence MTKFQLTYLPLLVIPDELLQEIFLQSSAKAVGRCMCLNKFWHRRLRHPETCIQHMRRQKVLDQHVLFHVGYSLLLVGSDLLYIVNAASGEEVHVQQPFGVGIHGWFRIVGVSNGNICFKFSREQDDTRLLVWNPTTQCSREISDLYRDHGRSYFPVYGFGHVPNTDAYTIIHMCKRDIADAYIFFSRYCSRRSTWFHCVDCLPGVEKIDPNSIFNNGHAY; translated from the coding sequence ATGACTAAATTCCAACTAACTTATCTTCCGTTGCTGGTTATTCCGGATGAACTGCTGCAAGAAATCTTCCTACAAAGTAGTGCCAAAGCTGTAGGGAGATGTATGTGCTTGAATAAATTCTGGCACCGACGCCTACGCCATCCAGAGACATGCATACAACACATGCGAAGGCAGAAAGTGTTAGATCAACATGTCTTGTTTCATGTTGGATACTCACTACTATTAGTGGGTTCAGATTTACTATATATAGTGAATGCTGCTTCCGGAGAAGAAGTGCATGTTCAGCAACCTTTCGGAGTTGGCATCCATGGGTGGTTTCGTATTGTGGGAGTGTCAAACGGGAACATATGTTTCAAGTTCTCCCGTGAACAAGACGACACAAGACTTTTGGTATGGAATCCAACAACACAATGCTCTAGAGAAATTTCCGACCTCTACAGGGACCACGGTAGATCATATTTCCCAGTATATGGTTTTGGTCATGTACCAAACACAGATGCATACACCATCATACATATGTGTAAAAGGGACATAGCTGATGCCTACATTTTTTTCTCTAGATATTGTTCAAGGCGTTCTACATGGTTTCACTGCGTTGATTGTCTCCCTGGTGTAGAAAAAATTGACCCTAACTCTATTTTTAATAATGGTCATGCGTATTGA
- the LOC140182580 gene encoding uncharacterized protein, with product MATECLDMFHGIDRTAFKTLTQVFHREATQSLMVILFFLSLESMRMSGIMQNATNKDSWFMNSLAEDCVICLKCLLSLVLSGVVEKSEKLETLGYALRTEVIVSQIHGMRSILLTIIPDTLSNMNSRIFGDLNMDAGWLDYQRNPARVLGYNPQDEGRSVVPKVLDDEERPKTLTVCFGRESMPIAEAIADFFSNLFGQVVRRVTVMPRRDKDSGDFAFVLFNDASIPRIIMGTKMLFIIPYKG from the exons ATGGCAACTGAATGTTTGGACATGTTCCATGGAATCGATCGAACTGCATTCAAGACGCTGACACAAGTCTTTCACCGTGAAGCTACACAGTCCTTGATGGTCATCTTATTTTTCCTATCATTGGAGAGCATGAGAATGAGCGGTATCATGCAAAATGCCACAAATAAAGATAGCTGGTTTATGAATAGTCTTGCTGAAGATTGTGTCATATGTCTGAAATGCCTACTATCTCTCGTGTTATCAGGGGTTGTGGAGAAATCCGAAAAACTCGAAACCTTGGGATACGCGTTGAGAACTGAGGTCATAGTATCCCAGATTCATGGGATGAGATCCATTCTCCTAACCATAATTCCCGATACCCTCTCAAATATGAACTCTAGAATTTTTGGTGACCTTAACATGGATGCCGGGTGGTTGGACTATCAGAGGAATCCGGCAAGAGTATTGGGTTACAACCCACAAGACGAGGGCAGATCTGTTGTGCCAAAG GTGCTGGACGACGAGGAGCGTCCAAAGACACTGACCGTCTGCTTTGGTCGAGAGTCTATGCCAATTGCGGAAGCCATTGCTGACTTTTTCTCCAACTTGTTTGGTCAAGTGGTTCGTAGGGTGACAGTGATGCCTCGGAGGGACAAAGACTCCGGTGACTTTGCTTTCGTGCTTTTCAATGATGCCTCAATCCCGCGTATTATAATGGGGACAAAAATGTTGTTCATCATTCCATACAAGGGATGA
- the LOC112722940 gene encoding zinc finger BED domain-containing protein RICESLEEPER 2-like has translation MEPAFRYINALRNIQQSYNQFYVFVLFATDWYTTTNIYLIDTQHNCFHMTPRRDGDRFWIKATDIRRIRHMYRRSSLLSVDLSIMKISEPGNQLLVSASNENINNIQNEELLLSIDGISSPEIQVELEAEALDNNEGENQNGEDEEAENNEDEGVIHNNKRKKTSFVWQHFKEVKLSNGIVKNQCVHCKRKYAVTDSKATSQLNRHLKNNCPGYRKMMLAKQKKLNFPQSNSAEHPNVIGPMLVTPGGKYDHARQREATSHWLMMHEHSFSIVEEFGFLLMMKCNNTSYEKTGRKTLKSDCLKVYEAEKKKLKASLKDVSKISLTTDLWKSQNQKIEYMVITGHYVDTNWVLQKRVLSFVHVPPPRRGVDIADAIFKCLIEWGIESKIYSISVDNASYNDSCLRTLKDMISRHRKLLCGGKLFHVRCCAHILNLLVQDGLGEIAGTIENIRESVKFINQSEARLRTFSDIVQQLQLPGRKLILDCPTRWNSTYQMISTALHFKEVFPRFQDREPNYRYLPNHEEWEKVEKIAEVLQVINCATNIISGSEYPTANLYLAEVFRIKLILDEAVSSGPFFMKEMAAKMKLKFDKYWSECNLLMAVATVLDPRCKLTGLKMCFQQIYGQEATRNMTLVHQILTEMYQEYVILSNEQEGSTSSSASGESSINSTMQSSNSSQTGWSIMINFVKDEQAVPALKSELETYLDEPKYFQREHDVTSFSALEWWKVNRGKYRILSRMAADVLAIPISTVASESTFSAGGRVIDTFRSSLSPTTVEALICGGDWLRVFYGLRNKSKVEDSSVEIALPI, from the exons ATGGAACCTGCTTTCCG GTATATTAATGCATTAAGGAACATACAACAATCGTACAACCAGTTTTATGTCTTCGTACTCTTCGCAACAGAT TGGTACACTACGACGAATATTTATTTAATAGACACTCAACACAATTGCTTCCATATGACGCCGAGGAGAGACGGTGATAGGTTCTGGATTAAGGCAACTGACATAAGGAGGATACGACATATGTATAGAAGATCTTCTTTGCTGAGTGTGGATCTGAG TATTATGAAAATTTCTGAACCTGGAAATCAATTGTTAGTGTCTGCTTCAAatgaaaacataaataatatacaAAATGAAGAACTACTTCTTTCTATTGATGGAATATCATCACCAGAAATACAAGTAGAACTTGAAGCAGAAGCATTAGACAACAATGAAGGAGAAAATCAaaatggagaagatgaagaggCAGAAAACAATGAAGATGAAGGTGTTATTCACAATAATAAAAGGAAGAAAACCTCCTTTGTCTGGCAACATTTTAAAGAAGTGAAATTGTCTAATGGGATTGTGAAGAATCAATGTGTTCATTGCAAAAGAAAATATGCAGTAACTGACTCAAAAGCTACAAGTCAATTGAATAGGCATTTGAAGAACAATTGTCCTGGCTACAGAAAAATGATGTtggcaaaacaaaaaaaattgaactttCCTCAAAGCAATTCAGCAGAGCATCCAAATGTCATTGGTCCTATGTTAGTAACTCCTGGTGGAAAGTATGATCATGCAAGACAAAGAGAAGCAACATCACATTGGTTAATGATGCACGAGCATTCATTCAGCATTGTTGAAGAATTTGGTTTTTTATTGATGATGAAGTGCAATAATACTTCTTATGAGAAGACTGGTAGAAAAACGCTGAAAAGTGATTGTCTCAAAGTATATGAAGCTGAAAAGAAGAAGTTAAAGGCAAGTTTAAAAGATGTGAGTAAAATCAGTTTAACTACTGATTTGTGGAAATCACAGAACCAAAAAATTGAGTATATGGTTATCACAGGTCATTACGTTGATACAAATTGGGTACTGCAAAAACGAGTTCTTAGTTTTGTTCATGTTCCTCCACCTCGACGTGGTGTTGATATTGCAGATGCCATTTTCAAATGTCTTATTGAATGGGGTATCGAATCAAAGATTTATTCTATATCTGTAGATAATGCATCCTATAATGACTCATGCTTAAGGACATTGAAGGACATGATTTCAAGGCATAGAAAATTGCTTTGTGGAGGAAAGTTGTTTCATGTGCGATGTTGTGCACACATCTTAAACTTACTCGTTCAAGATGGATTGGGAGAAATAgcaggaacaattgaaaatataCGTGAAAGTGTGAAGTTTATCAATCAGTCTGAGGCAAGGTTGCGTACATTCTCCGATATTGTTCAACAATTGCAACTTCCTGggagaaaattgattcttgactgTCCTACACGATGGAATTCAACTTATCAAATGATATCTACAGCATTGCACTTTAAGGAAGTCTTCCCTCGATTCCAAGATCGTGAGCCAAATTATAGATATCTTCCTAACCATGAAGAATGGGAAAAAGTTGAAAAAATAGCTGAAGTTCTACAAGTGATCAATTGTGCAACCAATATCATATCTGGAAGTGAATATCCTACTGCCAACCTTTATCTTGCTGAGGTATTTCGcattaaattaattttggatgAAGCTGTTAGTAGTGGACCTTTTTTCATGAAGGAAATGGCTGCCAAAATGAAACTGAAGTTTGATAAATATTGGAGTGAATGTAACCTTCTCATGGCTGTTGCTACTGTTTTGGATCCCAGATGCAAATTGACAGGTCTTAAAATGTGCTTTCAGCAGATATATGGGCAAGAAGCTACAAGAAATATGACATTGGTGCATCAAATCTTGACAGAAATGTATCAAGAGTATGTCATTCTATCCAATGAGCAAGAAGGATCAACTTCATCGAGTGCAAGTGGTGAAAGTAGTATCAACTCTACAATGCAAAGTTCAAACTCCTCACAAACTGGGTGGTcaataatgataaattttgtgAAGGATGAACAAGCAGTTCCAGCTTTAAAATCTGAATTAGAGACTTACTTGGATGAACCAAAATATTTTCAAAGAGAACATGATGTAACTAGCTTCAGTGCTTTAGAATGGTGGAAGGTAAATCGTGGAAAATATAGGATATTATCTAGAATGGCAGCTGATGTTCTTGCTATTCCAATCTCAACTGTGGCATCAGAGTCAACTTTTAGTGCTGGTGGAAGGGTAATTGATACATTTCGATCCTCACTAAGTCCGACTACAGTTGAAGCTTTAATTTGTGGAGGAGATTGGCTTCGAGTTTTTTATGGCCTAAGAAACAAGTCTAAGGTTGAAGATAGCTCTGTGGAGATTGCATTACCAATTTAA